The Sinomicrobium kalidii region CAACTGCAAAATCCTGCCGTTTTAAAGATCGTTTTTTCAAGTTTGTTCGCCCGGAAAATCTGAATTACAGCCAATTATCACCAAACGTTTTTCCTTTTTTAATCTCTAACTATTTCAGAAATCAATGCCTTATATTCCTGAACATTCTTATCAAATTCCTTCTCTACGTGAAGCCATATTAAAGTTCCTACCGCTAACAATATTCCTCCAAATATGAATATAGACATATTACTACTTGATTTGAAGATTAGTGCAGCTAAAAGACCTAATATGAAGATAATATGTAAATAAACTACCCATTTCAAAATAGGGTGTTTAGTAAAAGAAATTTCTACATTTGAGCCATTTTCAGTATCTACTTGAAATATTTCTCCATTTAAAATAACTTTATTTTGCGCATTGAGGGCATCCAA contains the following coding sequences:
- a CDS encoding DUF423 domain-containing protein, which gives rise to MKKWNFQAKSSPKEIFEKLESSLGRAHIFALNKNSKNSMKFRIRKRFLVGLDALNAQNKVILNGEIFQVDTENGSNVEISFTKHPILKWVVYLHIIFILGLLAALIFKSSSNMSIFIFGGILLAVGTLIWLHVEKEFDKNVQEYKALISEIVRD